A portion of the Equus quagga isolate Etosha38 chromosome 17, UCLA_HA_Equagga_1.0, whole genome shotgun sequence genome contains these proteins:
- the CXCR2 gene encoding C-X-C chemokine receptor type 2, producing the protein MGEFNFANYYDEEFSNYSYNTDLPYILPDSAPCRPETLEMNTYALVVIYALVFLLSLLGNSLVMLVVLYSRVSRSVTDVYLLNLAIADLLFALTLPIWAASKAKGWTFGTGLCKLVSLLKEVNFYSGILLLACISVDRYLAIVHATRTLTQKRHWVKFICLGIWILSFILALPVFLFRKAIYPPYSGPVCYEDMGANTTKWRMVMRVLPQTFGFLVPLLVMLFCYGLTLRTLFQAHMGQKHRAMRVIFAVVLVFLLCWLPYNLVLVSDTLMRLQVIQETCVRRNDINRALDATEILGFFHSCLNPLIYAFIGQKFRHGLLRIMAIHGLVSKEFLAKDSRPSFVGSSSGNTSTTL; encoded by the coding sequence ATGGGAGAATTTAACTTTGCGAATTACTATGATGAAGAGTTCAGCAATTACAGTTACAACACTGACCTGCCCTATATTCTACCGGACTCGGCCCCATGCCGGCCAGAAACTCTGGAAATGAACACATATGCCCTGGTCGTCATCTACGCCCTGGTCTTCCTGCTGAGCCTGCTGGGAAACTCCCTGGTGATGCTGGTCGTCTTATACAGCCGGGTCAGCCGCTCTGTCACTGATGTCTACCTGCTGAACCTGGCCATAGCCGACCTGCTCTTCGCCTTGACCTTGCCTATCTGGGCCGCCTCCAAGGCAAAGGGCTGGACCTTTGGCACAGGCCTGTGCAAGCTGGTCTCGCTCCTGAAGGAAGTCAACTTCTACAGCGGTATTCTACTGCTGGCCTGCATCAGCGTGGACCGCTACCTGGCCATTGTCCACGCCACACGCACACTGACCCAGAAGCGGCACTGGGTCAAGTTCATATGCTTGGGCATCTGGATCCTGTCCTTCATCCTGGCCCTGCCCGTCTTCCTCTTCCGCAAGGCCATCTACCCGCCCTATTCTGGCCCAGTCTGCTACGAGGACATGGGCGCCAACACAACAAAATGGCGGATGGTGATGCGGGTCCTGCCCCAGACCTTCGGCTTCCTCGTGCCACTGCTGGTCATGCTGTTCTGCTACGGTCTCACCCTGCGCACGCTGTTTCAGGCCCACATGGGGCAGAAGCACCGGGCCATGCGGGTCATCTTTGCTGTCGTGCTCGTCTTTCTGCTCTGCTGGCTGCCCTACAACCTGGTCCTGGTCTCAGACACCCTCATGAGGCTCCAGGTCATCCAGGAGACCTGTGTGCGTCGCAATGACATTAACCGGGCCCTGGACGCCACCGAGATTCTGGGCTTCTTCCACAGCTGCCTCAATCCCCTCATCTACGCCTTCATTGGCCAGAAGTTTCGCCACGGACTCCTCAGGATCATGGCCATCCACGGCCTGGTCAGCAAGGAGTTCTTGGCCAAGGACAGCAGGCCTTCCTTTGTGGGCTCTTCTTCAGGGAACACTTCTACCACGCTCTAG
- the LOC124228929 gene encoding C-X-C chemokine receptor type 2-like, whose translation MTIILQNVWNDTDLWLWFGDDYGNFSDIPPTGTSYSPCSVDPETLNKYAVVVIYALVFLLSLLGNSLVMLVVLYSRIGRSVTDVYLLNLAMADLLFALTLPIWAASKAKGWTFGTVLCKLVSLLKEVNFYSGILLLACISVDRYLAIVHATRTLTQKRHWVKFICLGIWILSFILALPVFLFRKAISSPYSGPVCYEDMGTNTTKWRMVMRVLPQTFGFLVPLLVMLFCYGLTLRTLFQAHMGQKHRAMRVIFAVVLVFLLCWLPYNLVLVSDTLMRLQVIQETCVRRNDINRALDATEILGFFHSCLNPLIYAFIGQKFRHGLLRIMAIHGLVSKEFLAKDSRPSFVGSSSGNTSTTL comes from the coding sequence ATGACTATCATCCTGCAAAATGTGTGGAATGATACCGATCTGTGGTTATGGTTTGGGGATGACTATGGTAATTTCAGCGACATACCACCCACAGGAACATCTTACAGTCCCTGTAGTGTGGACCCTGAGACACTCAACAAGTATGCTGTGGTTGTCATCTACGCCCTGGTCTTCCTGCTGAGCCTGCTGGGAAACTCCCTGGTGATGCTGGTCGTCTTATACAGCCGGATTGGCCGCTCTGTCACTGATGTCTACCTGCTGAACCTGGCCATGGCCGACCTGCTCTTCGCCTTGACCTTGCCTATCTGGGCCGCCTCCAAGGCAAAGGGCTGGACCTTTGGCACAGTCCTGTGCAAGCTGGTCTCGCTCCTGAAGGAAGTCAACTTCTACAGCGGTATTCTACTGCTGGCCTGCATCAGCGTGGACCGCTACCTGGCCATTGTCCATGCCACACGCACACTGACCCAGAAGCGGCACTGGGTCAAGTTCATATGCTTGGGCATCTGGATCCTGTCCTTCATCCTGGCCCTGCCCGTCTTCCTCTTCCGCAAGGCCATCTCCTCTCCCTATTCTGGCCCAGTCTGCTACGAGGACATGGGCACCAACACAACAAAATGGCGGATGGTGATGCGGGTCCTGCCCCAGACCTTCGGCTTCCTCGTGCCACTGCTGGTCATGCTGTTCTGCTACGGTCTCACCCTGCGCACGCTGTTTCAGGCCCACATGGGGCAGAAGCACCGGGCCATGCGGGTCATCTTTGCTGTCGTGCTCGTCTTTCTGCTCTGCTGGCTGCCCTACAACCTGGTCCTGGTCTCAGACACCCTCATGAGGCTCCAGGTCATCCAGGAGACCTGTGTGCGTCGCAATGACATTAACCGGGCCCTGGACGCCACCGAGATTCTGGGCTTCTTCCACAGCTGCCTCAATCCCCTCATCTACGCCTTCATTGGCCAGAAGTTTCGCCACGGACTCCTCAGGATCATGGCCATCCACGGCCTGGTCAGCAAGGAGTTCTTGGCCAAGGACAGCAGGCCTTCCTTTGTGGGCTCTTCTTCAGGGAACACTTCTACCACGCTCTAG